The Leifsonia poae region TGGCGAATGCCAACTACCTGGTGTCCGATGTCGCCGCGCAGCTCTCCACCTACCTCGCCACCCTCGACACCGAGGGGGCGCGCGAACTCGAGACGGTGCAGGAGCGGCGGGCCGAACTCGCCACCCTCATCCGCAAATACGGTCCGACCCTCGACGATGTCATCCACGCACTCGACAGTGGCAGCGCCCGCCTGTTCGAGCTCGACGGAGACTCCGAGCGCATCGACCAGCTGCGCGCCGACGTGGAGGCCGACCAGTCGCTCGTCGTCGAACTGGCCGATGGCCTCAGCGAGATGCGCCGCGAAGCGGCCACCCGGCTCGGCACGGCCGTCTCAGATGAGCTCACCGCGCTCGCCATGGCCGACGCCCGCGTCGTGGTCGAGGTGACCGAGCGCGAGGAGTTCACGGCCAACGGACGCGACCAGATCTCGATCCTGCTGCAACCCCACTCGGGCGCGGAGCCACGGCCGCTCGGCAAAGGCGCCTCGGGCGGCGAACTCTCGCGGGTGATGCTCGCGATCGAGGTCGTCATCGCCGGAACAGACCCGGTTCCCACCTTCATCTTCGATGAGATCGATGCCGGGGTCGGGGGCGCGTCCGCCATCGAGATCGGCCGGCGACTCGCCCGACTCGCCGAGAGCTCGCAGGTGATCGTCGTCACCCACCTCGCCCAGGTCGCCGCCTTCGCGACGAACCATCTCACGGTCGTCAAAGGCAGCGACGGCTCCGTCACCGAGTCGAGCGTGCGCCGGCTCACCGGCGACGAACGCATCGCCGAGATGGCCCGGCTGCTCTCCGGCCTGCCCGACTCCGAGAGCGGTCTCGCCCACGCGCGAGAGCTCGTCGAGATGGCCGCCGCGACCGCCGCATCCTGACCTCCGCCGTTTCCGATGACCGTGTCCGGTCGGGGGTGGCAGGAGGGGGTGATAGGATAAAAGCCCGTGGTGGATAAAACAGACGCGGACAAATCGAACGGCATTACCAAACACATTTTTGTGACCGGTGGTGTCGTTTCTTCGTTGGGCAAGGGCCTCACAGCGGCCAGCCTGGGCAACCTTCTGACGGCGCGCGGATTGCGCGTCGTGATGCAGAAGCTCGACCCCTACCTGAACGTGGACCCGGGAACCATGAACCCGTTCCAGCACGGTGAAGTCTTCGTCACCGACGACGGGGCGGAGACCGACCTCGACATCGGGCACTACGAGCGATTCCTCGACATCAACCTGACCCAGTCGGCGAATGTCACGACTGGGCAGATCTACTCGAACGTCATCGCCAAGGAGCGCCGCGGCGAGTACCTC contains the following coding sequences:
- the recN gene encoding DNA repair protein RecN codes for the protein MTETRGGIEEISIKDLGVIADASLPLGPGFTALTGETGAGKTMVVSALGLLLGERADTGAVRLGSPQAWVEGRWRVAEAGEVVERVRDAGGDVDPLGSGSAELVLSRSVSAEGRSRAVVGGRSAPVSVLTELGGQLVVVHGQSDQIRLRSAVAQREALDRYAGTPLASAIENYAHVFHRWRDNRSELDELVADQERRSREAEELRLAMAEIEAVAPQPGEDADLTERAERLSNLEELRLAAATARELLSAEESDGADALGLLDTARRHLERVSGHDAALVGVAEAVANANYLVSDVAAQLSTYLATLDTEGARELETVQERRAELATLIRKYGPTLDDVIHALDSGSARLFELDGDSERIDQLRADVEADQSLVVELADGLSEMRREAATRLGTAVSDELTALAMADARVVVEVTEREEFTANGRDQISILLQPHSGAEPRPLGKGASGGELSRVMLAIEVVIAGTDPVPTFIFDEIDAGVGGASAIEIGRRLARLAESSQVIVVTHLAQVAAFATNHLTVVKGSDGSVTESSVRRLTGDERIAEMARLLSGLPDSESGLAHARELVEMAAATAAS